From the Prochlorococcus marinus str. AS9601 genome, the window ATAAAGGCATTACCATCAGAAGAAATTTCACTGGATATTGATAATCTAATTTTAATAATTTCATCTTGGAAAAATGAATTATCAATGCAACAAGAACTGTTGTCCAAATTAAATCAACTTGAAAGAACTAAACAAAATGTCTCTAAAAATACTGAAAAAAAATCAATTGAAGATCTAATAAAAATTGAAAAAAAAATTTATGCTCCTCACCGAGTGAAACCTTTTGAAATTGAAATATGGAAAAGCAATAAAACAAATTCTGATAGAGAATTAATAATATTTATGCCAGGACTTGGAGGAGAAATTAATAATTTCAAATGGATAGGTAACGAATTAGCTAGAAGAGGCTGGCCAATATTATTCATAGATCATAGAGGAAGTAATTTAGAATCATTCATAGAAGTACTCGATGGTAAGGAAACAATACCAGGAAGTGCAGACTTTTACTTATATAGAATTAAAGATTTAGATGCTGTATTGAAAGCTCATGAAAATGGAGAATTTGATTTACCTAATAATTCTTACATTTTAATGGGGCATTCACTTGGTGCTTTAATAGCACTTTTATATGAAGGCAAGAAACCTACTGATCAACTAGAGGAAAAATGTGATTTGGCATTAAAAGACTTTGCGGTTACAAATTTATCAAAATTACTTCAATGTCAGTTGAGTGAAATACCATTCCCTAAGAACAATAACACTAATAAGGCCAGTGCCATAGTAGGCTTTAATTCATTTGGAAGTCTAGTATGGCCAAAAGAAAATAGTACAGGCATTAAGGTACCAACTCTTCTAATAGGAGGTACTTATGACCTTATTACACCGTTAATGAATGAACAATTTAAAGTTTTTTATGCTTTAGATAATCCATCAAATAGATTTCTAATTATTGAAGGAGCAAGTCATTTCTCTCCAATAAGAATTAATAAAAGCTATGAAAAAAATAATGACCTCTTCAAAATAAGTGAATCTTTTATTGGTTCAGAGCCAATATTAGTACAAGATTTATCTACTAAATTTATAGTTGAATTTTTAAAAAATATTAAAGACCAAAAGATCCCTAATGTAGTTAAAAACCAAAGAGATTTGGGACTTGACTTCCATTTTTTAGATCTTGAAACGATAAAAGAAATTTCCGAAAATTAGTACTCTATTCGTGGATCTAAATATGCGATTAAAATATCCACTAAGAGATTTAGAGAGACTATAAGCATAGAGGTAAAAAT encodes:
- a CDS encoding alpha/beta hydrolase, which codes for MKYIFIIFFSFCGLFFNNGLKAAEKINIKFEEMEIPLTIEQLSKLEKYKDNSTELIDWLKKNGFIRVFELSKFLEFPVFKEDGLNREILRSWIGRKILTELSKSIKVPNDNNGTEIYNTIENLLDQKKQISTLDIIKALPSEEISLDIDNLILIISSWKNELSMQQELLSKLNQLERTKQNVSKNTEKKSIEDLIKIEKKIYAPHRVKPFEIEIWKSNKTNSDRELIIFMPGLGGEINNFKWIGNELARRGWPILFIDHRGSNLESFIEVLDGKETIPGSADFYLYRIKDLDAVLKAHENGEFDLPNNSYILMGHSLGALIALLYEGKKPTDQLEEKCDLALKDFAVTNLSKLLQCQLSEIPFPKNNNTNKASAIVGFNSFGSLVWPKENSTGIKVPTLLIGGTYDLITPLMNEQFKVFYALDNPSNRFLIIEGASHFSPIRINKSYEKNNDLFKISESFIGSEPILVQDLSTKFIVEFLKNIKDQKIPNVVKNQRDLGLDFHFLDLETIKEISEN